One genomic region from Bradyrhizobium icense encodes:
- a CDS encoding SDR family oxidoreductase has translation MTRALAHDLAADGITVNCVVPGLIGTPRPKDKPEPAHHLTHQTITGNRGLPEDVAATVRLLCGPGARYVRRSTPMAAPIWAADAWLKAVFADVLPEKAPRRPRRLMLPRNA, from the coding sequence TTGACCCGCGCGCTGGCGCACGACCTCGCTGCCGACGGCATCACCGTGAACTGCGTGGTTCCCGGCCTGATCGGCACGCCCCGGCCGAAAGATAAGCCGGAGCCGGCGCATCACTTGACCCATCAGACCATCACCGGCAATCGGGGACTGCCGGAAGACGTCGCCGCAACCGTGCGGCTCCTGTGCGGACCCGGCGCTCGCTACGTCAGGCGATCCACGCCAATGGCGGCGCCTATTTGGGCGGCTGATGCATGGCTAAAGGCCGTTTTTGCAGACGTACTGCCGGAAAAAGCCCCTCGGCGACCGCGGCG
- a CDS encoding SDR family NAD(P)-dependent oxidoreductase, producing MQAMADAAMQQFGCIDILVNNAALRREKPFAEMDYAAWREILDVTLDGAFHCVKACLPALRKSAAGTIVNIGGLSAHTGAKNRAQCGDGEGGHHRFDPRAGARPRCRRHHRELRGSRPDRHAPAER from the coding sequence GTGCAGGCGATGGCGGATGCCGCCATGCAGCAATTCGGCTGTATCGATATCCTCGTCAACAACGCCGCGTTGCGCCGCGAAAAGCCATTCGCCGAGATGGACTATGCAGCGTGGCGCGAAATCCTCGATGTGACCCTCGATGGCGCGTTCCACTGCGTGAAGGCCTGTCTGCCCGCGCTGCGGAAATCCGCCGCGGGAACCATCGTCAATATCGGCGGCCTCAGCGCACACACAGGGGCGAAAAATCGTGCGCAATGTGGTGACGGCGAAGGCGGGCATCATCGGTTTGACCCGCGCGCTGGCGCACGACCTCGCTGCCGACGGCATCACCGTGAACTGCGTGGTTCCCGGCCTGATCGGCACGCCCCGGCCGAAAGATAA